The segment GTCCGTCTTTCAAGCCGGCATTGTAGCCATCTTTGTATCCACGCTGGGTCTGTTCCTGCAGGCCCTTGGAAAATTCCTGGTCAAATCCGATCTCATACCCTTCGCGATAGCCATTGTTGTAGCCATCAGCAAACGCCATCTCGCCCATGGTCGGGTTCCGGCGGGTCGAATAGGTGCGCAATTTTTCTTGCTTGACTTCGCGGGCACCGTCGCGGCGGCCATCCGTCAGCCCATCGCTTCGGCCCTGACGAAACCCACGATTGTAATCTTCGGCATATTCCCGGCTATATCCTTGCGGATAAGTTCCATATTGTTGATCAACTGGGCGTGGATACCGGCCAGCAGATGGGTAGTTTTGCGCCTGGGCCGAATCCACCAGGCCCATCGCGGTTACCATGAAAATCGTCATTAATGAAAGTGTCAGTTTGTTCATAATCGGGCTCCTCATCCAGAAGTTCCTGTGTGTCTATCACTATTGTTTCAGCATCGCTGCTGTATGTTTGCGGCGATTTGACACAGGGGGATTTTGAATCGTTGCCTGACTTTTTTATAAATTATTGTGAATAAAGAGGTTATGCACGAAAAGGTATGTGCTGGTAATTTGAGGTCACGAAATCGTGTACCGCGAGTGGTTCCAGGGAAGCCTTATTCAACCGCAGAATATGGGAAAAGATGTACCAGGAGAATACATTCAGCCGTGCAGATACAGTGTTTGGGGTCTGTGGTTTGAAGCTCAATGGACCGGAAATACCCTGTTCTCTTTGCTGCAAACCACAGCGTTCTTTCCAAATTTTGGTGACTTTGTGGTTAAGGTGCATCAAGGATCCATTGACCATCTGAATCAGGAAAGGGACCCTCTTTTTCTAATTCTGCCAATTCTGAGGTGGCAGTGGTATCGCCCAGTTGGACCCGGGTTTTGAGCAAAAGGTAATAAGTTCGAGAAAGACGATCAGAACAGGCGGGGCCCGTTCTTGGAGTTTTGGCTCGCAGATCTCGACAATGGTTTGCCAGCGATTGCAGAACCGGAAGTGAGGCTGATGGATCCCACCGAACCAGCATCATTGCCATATCACTTCCACGGTCAATCGAACGAGGGGTCATGTTCAGGGTATTGCCTGCCAGGTCAATTGCCCGCTGGCTCATGAGTTCAGTGATGGTTGGGTTCACCTTTGAGCGCAAGGGATCTCCACACAAACCCTGAGGTTGATTTGGTTGACACCCTTCGCCAGGTGTTGCGGTCCCAATCATCGAGCCAGGGATATAACTCTTCTCGCCAGCCGGTTTGACAATTTTGGAAGCGGCGATAAGCCACTGGGTATCCTCAATCGTCGGATCCATCAGCACCTGGTACCACCGCTCGACAAGCGGGATTCCGTGATATTTCGTCCAGTAGTCGCGCATTTGCCTGACAATTTCTTGTCGCTGTTCCTGGCTTCGTCTGGAAAGATTGTCGCTGCTTCGGTTTGGACTAAAGAAAGAAGTTTGCAAAATTGCGGTGAGGGCGGTATAGGCTGCTTCGTGTACCCTCAGGACGGCTCGATCAGGCATGAAATCACGGTGAAAATGAACAGAACGAGTCAGCCGGTTATCAAATGCAAACGTGTCGAGGAGAAGGGGAACCGCTTCCTCTCCCCGTGCAATCAAGGCTTGAACGATTGGATCATCGGCTAAATTGACTCCTCCAGGTTGTCCCCACTGGCGGGCATTCACTTGATCCAGGTTTTTGATAAGGGTTGCAATGGGTGCCGGGTTATTTTCAGATACTTGTGGTTCTGTCTGGGAGAAGGTGGTGTCTGTAATTTGTGCTCGGGCGCGACGTTCCTGATCAGCCAGCAATTCAGAGAGGTTCCACACAAAATGAAGGTATGGCATTGGGGTCTGAAGGTGAACCTTGGGAGGGGCCTCGGGACGTTGAAACCCACGCCGTTCAGCCTCAGCTTCGATAAGCCGATTGACACGAGCCAGCATTTGAAATCGTTCAAGTGCAGTTTGGTCATCGCCCACCATGTGGGCACATAAGCCCCGATCATAGAGCGAATATGCCCAGGTTCGGGCTAATTCAAGATATGGATCAGGCGGCTTGAGATTGGAAAGACGGCGCGGCGTGAGAGAGATTTCCCATGCCCGGCGCGCTAAATCCACTTCACCAAGCCGAAGCAACAAGCAGACTTTGAGGGTTGAACACGTTCGGTGGGAAATTTCAAATGCCTGAGTGATCTTGTGGAATGAACATTCTTCAATGCCATCCCAATTCGTTTCGCTAAGAAACCGGTTGACCTTCCCGATATGTTCGATGTCGTGCTTGAGGTCCACTTTCTTCCCGACGGAGACTGCCGAATAAATCAATCCATCCCAGCAAACAACCTGCTGAGACGGTTGGTTTTCATTGGAAACGGGTTGAACAAAACCATGAACCTGGATTGTTCGCTCTTCCCCCCATACATTCCGGGCTTTTATTTCAACTTCACGGTACTCGCACCCACGTGGATCCCCAAGCCCCTGTTCAAATAGAGTATTTGTTGCTGAAGTGAGAATTTCGGGAAAGGCAAGTTGAGGGTTTTCTTCCTGGTACGAATAGGTTGTATCCCGGTAGAGCAGACTGGGATATCCAAAAAACAAACCTGCGATAGCAAGTCCAATAAATGCAACGATGAAAGCAACACGATACGGACGGCGAATATTCATGGGCTCATTCTCCTTGAACACCAGATTGAAGTGAGGTTTAAAACTATCAAGGCGTGCGGGAGAGGTGGTTGTTTTGTCATCAACAAAACATTACCGTCGTGAGAGCAATCCCTGTTCCACTGAGCCATCATCGGTGAAAGACAGCATTTTCCCTGATTTTGCTTGAATTCAGTGCGAGGAACCCCGACTTTCAAACAATGGGTGAGAGAGCAGTTTCAATTTTTGTTTGATGAAGGAGACAAAAAATGGGAATGGTGAGGTTTATTTGAATTCTCGCCGCAGATATCCGATCAGGTCGGAAAAACTCGTGCCATGAAAGTGATGGGGAAAATGGGCGCGGATATCAGGATCCTCAAAGGCGGCCCCACCAATAATGATCCGAGTTCCCAGGGCTTCGGCCCGTTCCCAGCAAACTTTATAATCACGCCGCAAATGTTCCAAATTAGACAAAATCGTGGCTGATAAACACAGAATCGCTGGTTGAAACCGGTTGAGCGCATCAGAAATTGAGTGAACCGGGGTATTGGCCCCGGCCACAATCACCCGCCAGCCATCAGATTCAAGCGTTTGGGTCAGCCAGTGAAGTGCAATTTCGTGGAAATCGCCTTCAAGACAGGCACACAATGCTGACTTCCCATGTTCGGATTTGTGTGGCACCAGGTAATGTAAATATCTGGTGGCTGAAAGAGTTACTTGAGATGCCAGGTGTTCTTCATAGACCTGCAATTCGCCCCGTTGCCACAACCATCCGATCTGGTGCATGACCGGGGTAATCACTTTTTCCTTGATATCCAGAATTGAATAGCCTTGCAGGTACAACCGTTGGAGAAAAATCTCAGCCAGTTTCTGACTTCCCTGAATTGCCAGTTCGAAATAGATCTGCTGGAGTGTTTTGAGTGGCGTGAACTCAGTCACCGTTTCAACTTGCTCAAGTAATTGTTGTTCCCGGCCAAAGTGATTTTCCTGAGCCTGGGCGGGCTCAGCAGCCACCAGTGACGGGATCGAGAACGAGAAGAGGTTGGATGACTTCAGGTGATTTTGTTCCTGAAATGCCATCAGAGCTTCCATTTGAAATCGGCGGTGCCCCCCAGGTGTCCGGATACACTCCAGCTTCCCACTGTCAGCCCACCGTTTAATCGTGGATTCACTGACATTCCACATTTGAGAAACTTCCGCAGTTGAATAGGCACGCGTCATAGATCACCATCTTCAGGATTTGAGGAAAAACGAACCACTTGCTCCATTTCGGTATCGCCCAATAGGAAATGATGGTCGTTTTGGTCGTTTTCGTTGGTCGAATTAAACCTACCAGATTCCATTTGGAGGAACAAGATGTTTTATCGGAG is part of the Acidobacteriota bacterium genome and harbors:
- a CDS encoding cobalamin B12-binding domain-containing protein; amino-acid sequence: MTRAYSTAEVSQMWNVSESTIKRWADSGKLECIRTPGGHRRFQMEALMAFQEQNHLKSSNLFSFSIPSLVAAEPAQAQENHFGREQQLLEQVETVTEFTPLKTLQQIYFELAIQGSQKLAEIFLQRLYLQGYSILDIKEKVITPVMHQIGWLWQRGELQVYEEHLASQVTLSATRYLHYLVPHKSEHGKSALCACLEGDFHEIALHWLTQTLESDGWRVIVAGANTPVHSISDALNRFQPAILCLSATILSNLEHLRRDYKVCWERAEALGTRIIIGGAAFEDPDIRAHFPHHFHGTSFSDLIGYLRREFK